A single genomic interval of Shewanella halotolerans harbors:
- a CDS encoding nitrate reductase cytochrome c-type subunit, producing MKKVLTLVALMALGACSGQQSKPAAEPVNISSLGKGEITAVRAADEMPTYPKKGQAIERGFVHQPPLIPHKADYQISIKKNGCMTCHSPEKAKRMKATEIHSSHILADNKLNYEYFNCTQCHVPQAENKQKLVENNFSNQ from the coding sequence ATGAAAAAAGTACTCACTTTAGTCGCGCTGATGGCGCTAGGTGCCTGTTCCGGTCAGCAAAGCAAACCTGCGGCCGAACCCGTGAACATCAGTTCACTCGGAAAAGGCGAGATCACCGCGGTTCGCGCGGCCGACGAGATGCCGACCTATCCTAAGAAGGGTCAGGCCATCGAGCGTGGCTTCGTCCACCAGCCACCGCTGATCCCCCACAAGGCGGACTATCAGATCAGCATCAAGAAGAATGGCTGCATGACCTGTCACAGCCCAGAGAAGGCCAAGCGCATGAAGGCGACCGAGATTCACTCGTCGCACATCCTGGCCGACAACAAGCTCAACTATGAGTATTTCAACTGTACTCAGTGCCACGTGCCACAGGCGGAAAACAAGCAGAAGTTGGTTGAGAATAATTTCTCGAATCAATAA
- a CDS encoding glutathione S-transferase family protein yields MKIYGDLQSGNCYKVKLLCALLGIEHEWIHVDILAGDTGNSEFLAKNPNGKIPLLELDDGRCLSESNAILNYLAAGSELLPQDSFALAKVQQWQFFEQYSHEPYIAVARFIAKYLGLPDDRRADYESKQQGGHKALAVMEAQLQETPYLTGEQLTTADVALYGYTHVAHEGGFDLTHYPAIQAWLKRIAAHPKYVAMA; encoded by the coding sequence GTGAAAATCTACGGCGATCTGCAGTCTGGTAACTGCTACAAGGTGAAGTTGTTGTGCGCCCTGCTGGGCATTGAACATGAATGGATTCATGTGGATATTCTCGCGGGCGATACCGGCAATAGCGAGTTTCTGGCCAAGAATCCCAACGGCAAAATCCCCCTGCTCGAACTCGATGATGGCCGCTGCCTGTCAGAATCCAACGCCATCTTGAACTACCTCGCCGCCGGCAGCGAACTCCTCCCCCAAGACAGCTTTGCCCTCGCCAAGGTGCAGCAGTGGCAGTTCTTCGAGCAATACAGCCATGAACCCTATATCGCCGTGGCACGCTTTATCGCCAAATACCTCGGCTTGCCGGACGATCGCCGCGCCGACTATGAGTCGAAACAGCAAGGCGGCCACAAGGCGCTGGCGGTAATGGAAGCCCAGCTGCAAGAGACACCCTATTTAACCGGCGAGCAGCTGACCACGGCCGACGTCGCTCTGTATGGCTACACCCATGTGGCCCACGAAGGCGGTTTCGACCTTACCCACTACCCGGCGATTCAAGCCTGGCTTAAGCGCATCGCCGCGCATCCCAAGTATGTGGCGATGGCCTAA